One genomic window of Desulfotignum phosphitoxidans DSM 13687 includes the following:
- a CDS encoding PAS domain-containing protein — MSPLKKIDTTELLDMITQGVVLVEENGRIAFSNDGFAEISDMDKEILTGMRFSEFVADKDTRRMDVFFKQLIQSVEGTKDSTEFILKDRSGTEHLVEINARTVVYENKTDILASVADITETRKTTNELKKLLDLIPEVVLTTSPEDNTRIVNISNATEKLCAIPSEEFASGTFHIFDIVHPDDCDQVIRFYHEITGKEFDALEYRIVSADGQTKWVNDAAEVVYKMGGRGKIEKILHVIRDVTERKMHMQRLTSALENLRISEQRYRNIIETATDAIFIVTPDGAFEQINPAGIKLFGFSDMEQAMAGNINDHYLDLTQRAHVIHKIKTEGEITDYPIKIKTCGKEIREVTMTAGAKKNRDTGELESYQAIIHDITVTLHKKEIQTYRRTMKGLSDSINNLAQTYFSYIGLMKENLDDIKQHPEKRDTGMEELMADMLSFRQSLERLARLGKIARDTYAKPPDISPDGTSSEGMYYFETS, encoded by the coding sequence ATGAGCCCCTTAAAAAAAATTGATACAACTGAGCTGCTGGACATGATCACCCAAGGGGTTGTCCTTGTGGAAGAAAATGGCCGGATTGCCTTTTCCAACGACGGCTTTGCCGAAATCAGCGATATGGATAAGGAAATTCTGACCGGTATGCGGTTTTCAGAATTTGTCGCCGATAAGGATACCCGGCGGATGGATGTTTTTTTTAAACAGCTGATTCAATCCGTTGAGGGCACCAAAGACAGCACGGAGTTTATTCTCAAGGACCGGTCCGGGACGGAACATCTGGTGGAAATAAACGCCAGAACCGTTGTTTATGAAAACAAAACCGATATTCTGGCATCTGTGGCCGATATCACTGAAACCAGAAAAACCACCAATGAGCTTAAAAAACTGCTGGACCTGATCCCTGAGGTGGTCCTGACCACGTCTCCCGAGGACAATACCCGGATCGTCAATATTTCCAATGCCACGGAAAAGCTGTGTGCCATTCCTTCCGAAGAATTTGCCTCAGGCACATTTCATATTTTCGACATTGTTCATCCGGACGATTGTGATCAGGTGATTCGTTTCTACCATGAGATCACGGGCAAGGAATTTGATGCCCTGGAATACCGGATTGTCTCGGCCGACGGCCAGACCAAATGGGTCAATGACGCTGCCGAAGTGGTTTACAAAATGGGCGGCCGGGGCAAAATTGAAAAAATTCTGCATGTCATAAGAGATGTCACGGAGCGAAAAATGCACATGCAGCGCCTGACATCCGCCCTGGAAAATCTGAGGATCAGCGAACAGCGGTATCGGAATATCATTGAAACCGCCACGGATGCTATTTTCATCGTGACCCCTGATGGCGCGTTTGAACAGATCAATCCGGCCGGAATCAAACTGTTCGGTTTCTCAGATATGGAACAGGCAATGGCCGGCAATATCAATGACCATTATCTGGATTTGACACAACGGGCCCATGTGATCCATAAAATCAAAACAGAGGGAGAAATCACGGATTACCCCATCAAAATAAAAACCTGCGGCAAAGAGATTCGAGAAGTGACCATGACCGCCGGTGCAAAAAAAAACCGGGATACCGGGGAACTGGAAAGCTATCAGGCCATTATCCACGACATCACGGTCACGCTGCATAAAAAGGAAATTCAAACCTATCGAAGAACCATGAAAGGACTGTCAGATTCCATCAATAATCTGGCCCAGACCTATTTCTCATATATCGGACTGATGAAAGAAAATCTGGATGATATAAAACAGCATCCGGAAAAGCGGGACACCGGCATGGAAGAACTAATGGCGGACATGCTCAGTTTCAGGCAGTCACTGGAAAGACTGGCCAGGCTGGGGAAAATTGCCAGAGACACCTATGCCAAACCGCCGGATATATCTCCAGACGGAACCAGCAGCGAAGGCATGTACTATTTTGAAACCAGTTGA
- a CDS encoding tetratricopeptide repeat protein, giving the protein MGLKEELEEKAEECDAPEEYIAVAKEIVEGLDDKEWAGELLEEGAEWAETWEDAVTYAKACLDILGDEEAAATHLDAGKNLCTTVEDFLGLAAAALEMGQKEAATEIYNAAGTKCVKTSDFLELSKSISDVLNDAELAEKTVEKAFAKCSKTEDFVVFAKSVLDMFEDKDRAKSVYASAMEKASKAEDFDILAAGAVKDLGDKALARQIYEKALSSLESGNELLKFARTVNEKLDDKDFLESIYKKAESVYTEFSDYLKLGKEAFEVTGDAPFATGIFQTAAATNPACSQLVDLALAMDKDLNDKEAAVQVLKQAQAAVKSNADFIKTAKAIQEIVTDDKEWTDAITFQLEKREEFKDLYSDFINREQETKTCATKRALAHDIVEKTGDKYYGAKIYRQAQELTRNFNDFIKLGVGIHQDLGDTDWVKEIFTDLLEKCTTFSYYNELTDAIAATLKDDAWIKDIYKNIEKQSDGNSDLVKLATVAATRLNDKDWAKNLLASAEKNCHTPYDYTFVAGAYLRLLDDQDKAIALFEAAEAQCTDQPSYDRLFNLISGQTSDPSYLTRILLSARKKLTGFDDLLFLAETACIRLADTRLASDIYRQAEEKAGDNRQLSRLATSVDQQLKDSARASGLLRKIA; this is encoded by the coding sequence ATGGGACTTAAAGAAGAACTGGAAGAAAAAGCCGAGGAGTGTGACGCGCCGGAAGAGTACATTGCCGTGGCCAAAGAGATTGTGGAGGGTTTAGATGACAAGGAATGGGCCGGTGAACTTCTGGAAGAAGGTGCGGAATGGGCTGAAACCTGGGAAGATGCCGTGACCTATGCCAAAGCCTGTCTGGATATCTTAGGAGATGAAGAAGCGGCCGCCACCCACCTGGATGCCGGGAAAAACCTGTGCACCACTGTTGAGGATTTTTTAGGCCTGGCTGCTGCTGCGCTGGAAATGGGCCAGAAAGAAGCCGCCACCGAGATCTACAATGCCGCCGGCACCAAATGTGTGAAAACGTCTGATTTTCTGGAACTGAGCAAAAGCATTTCAGATGTGCTCAATGACGCGGAACTGGCGGAAAAAACCGTTGAAAAAGCCTTTGCCAAATGCAGCAAGACCGAAGATTTTGTTGTGTTTGCCAAGTCCGTCCTGGACATGTTTGAAGACAAGGACCGGGCCAAATCAGTATATGCCAGCGCCATGGAAAAAGCATCCAAGGCTGAGGATTTCGATATCCTGGCCGCGGGCGCGGTCAAGGACTTGGGCGACAAAGCCTTAGCCCGGCAAATCTATGAAAAAGCCCTTTCCTCGCTGGAATCGGGCAATGAGCTGCTCAAGTTCGCCAGAACCGTGAACGAAAAACTGGATGATAAAGATTTTCTGGAATCCATTTACAAAAAAGCGGAATCGGTTTACACGGAATTTTCCGATTACCTGAAGCTGGGAAAAGAGGCGTTTGAAGTCACCGGGGATGCGCCGTTTGCTACCGGCATTTTCCAGACCGCCGCCGCCACCAATCCGGCATGCAGCCAGCTGGTAGATCTGGCCCTGGCCATGGACAAAGACCTCAATGACAAAGAAGCCGCGGTGCAGGTTCTCAAACAGGCCCAGGCCGCTGTGAAAAGCAATGCGGATTTCATCAAGACCGCCAAGGCCATTCAGGAAATCGTCACCGATGACAAAGAATGGACCGATGCCATCACATTTCAGCTGGAAAAGCGTGAAGAGTTCAAAGACCTGTATTCAGATTTCATCAACCGGGAGCAGGAAACCAAAACCTGTGCCACCAAACGGGCCCTGGCCCATGATATTGTGGAAAAAACCGGGGACAAATATTATGGCGCCAAAATATACCGCCAGGCCCAGGAACTCACCCGCAATTTCAATGATTTCATCAAACTGGGAGTGGGCATTCACCAGGATCTCGGGGACACCGACTGGGTCAAGGAAATCTTCACCGACCTGCTGGAAAAATGTACCACGTTCAGTTACTACAATGAACTGACCGATGCCATTGCCGCCACTCTCAAGGATGATGCCTGGATCAAAGACATTTACAAAAACATTGAAAAACAAAGTGACGGCAACAGTGATCTCGTGAAACTGGCAACCGTTGCCGCAACCCGGCTCAATGACAAAGACTGGGCCAAAAATCTGCTGGCATCGGCTGAAAAAAACTGCCATACGCCGTATGATTACACTTTTGTGGCCGGTGCCTATCTCAGGCTTTTAGACGATCAGGACAAAGCCATTGCCCTGTTTGAAGCCGCAGAAGCCCAATGCACGGATCAGCCATCCTATGACAGACTGTTCAACCTCATATCCGGCCAGACCTCAGACCCCTCCTATCTGACCCGGATTCTGTTGTCCGCCCGGAAAAAACTGACCGGGTTTGACGATCTGCTGTTTCTGGCAGAAACCGCGTGCATCCGGCTGGCAGATACCCGGCTGGCATCGGATATCTATCGTCAGGCAGAAGAAAAGGCGGGTGACAACCGCCAACTGTCCCGCCTGGCCACCAGCGTGGACCAGCAGCTCAAAGACAGTGCCCGGGCATCCGGCTTGCTGCGGAAAATTGCCTGA
- a CDS encoding efflux RND transporter periplasmic adaptor subunit: MKMHRVKWLVIPVLILGIYFLSTFLGSEKKDSGPLGKKSWAAPVETAAIERGPMALRRTFSGTLESNAEFLVAPKVSGRVEHLAVDMGDPVFRKQEVARLDNDEYVQAVAQAQADLAVAEADLTGAENAREIAERELNRMETLKKRGVSSASQVDAARAEWLAAGSRVDMARAVVLKARAQLETARIRLGYTTVFADWTGGSDTRFMAEKFVTEGDTVSANTPLVSIVELDPLLAVLFVTEKDYGRLEIGQPAALSTDAFPDRSFQGQIARISPVFKTQTRQARVEVRVANSGLELKPGMFVRVSVVLEQVADTLMVPEIALVTRNQETGIFVVSPDETTVAWHPVVTGIRQNGKVQVRGHNLSGQVVTLGHQLLDHGSLIRIPDPAVPKSGIDPKGSHEPA; the protein is encoded by the coding sequence ATGAAAATGCATCGCGTCAAATGGCTGGTCATCCCGGTGCTGATTCTGGGGATTTATTTTTTGTCGACCTTTTTGGGGTCCGAAAAAAAAGACAGCGGCCCATTGGGAAAAAAATCATGGGCCGCACCTGTGGAAACCGCTGCCATAGAGCGGGGTCCCATGGCACTGCGCCGTACCTTCAGCGGCACCCTGGAATCCAATGCCGAATTTCTGGTGGCTCCCAAGGTCAGCGGCCGGGTGGAACACCTGGCCGTGGACATGGGAGACCCGGTCTTTCGAAAACAAGAAGTGGCCCGGCTGGACAATGATGAATATGTCCAGGCCGTGGCCCAGGCCCAGGCGGATCTGGCTGTGGCTGAGGCGGATCTCACCGGGGCTGAAAACGCCCGGGAAATCGCTGAGCGGGAACTGAACCGCATGGAAACCCTTAAAAAACGAGGGGTTTCTTCCGCTTCCCAGGTGGACGCGGCCCGGGCTGAATGGCTGGCAGCCGGCTCCCGGGTGGACATGGCCCGGGCTGTCGTGTTGAAAGCCCGGGCCCAGCTGGAAACCGCCCGGATCCGGCTGGGATACACCACAGTATTTGCGGACTGGACCGGGGGCAGCGATACCCGGTTTATGGCGGAAAAATTCGTTACTGAAGGGGACACGGTTTCCGCCAACACTCCTTTGGTATCTATTGTGGAACTGGACCCGCTGCTGGCGGTACTGTTTGTCACGGAAAAAGATTACGGCCGGCTTGAAATCGGCCAGCCGGCCGCGCTTTCCACCGATGCCTTCCCGGACCGGTCCTTTCAGGGACAAATCGCCCGGATTTCTCCGGTATTCAAGACCCAGACCCGGCAGGCCCGGGTGGAAGTCCGGGTAGCCAATTCCGGCCTTGAACTTAAACCGGGAATGTTTGTTCGGGTTTCCGTGGTGCTGGAACAGGTGGCCGACACCCTGATGGTGCCGGAGATCGCTCTGGTAACCCGGAATCAGGAAACCGGTATTTTTGTGGTGTCCCCGGATGAAACCACCGTGGCCTGGCACCCGGTGGTCACCGGGATCCGCCAGAACGGCAAAGTCCAGGTCCGGGGCCATAACCTGAGCGGCCAGGTGGTGACCCTGGGTCACCAGTTGCTGGACCACGGATCATTGATCCGGATACCGGATCCGGCTGTCCCAAAATCCGGTATCGATCCAAAAGGGTCGCATGAACCTGCCTGA
- a CDS encoding efflux RND transporter permease subunit — protein MNLPEFSVHRPVFITMVFLMVLVIGSISLSRLQIDMLPEIEMPTLSIRTEFEGASPEIMERQVTQIIEEIAATVPGVEEIASDSSEGRSNVRIRFAWGTDIDIAALDVRSVVEDEINELPEEVDRPSIRKFDIGSFPVVLLGISSRLDPVDLTQLIEDEIRYRFSRIPGVAQVDIWGGYDREIRIELDPDRIMALGLPLDQIIQAVTQANQDQPTGKLEQGRYEIQLRAPAQFTHLDQIRNTVVAHQDGAAVTLGQIAQVKDTYEKLTRIIRVNGEPGIRVAIRKQSQANTVDVARGVLKEIDVINAAMPQVNIIPVINQGNFIQRSIANVARSVLYGGGLAVLILLFFLRTVRSTVVISLAIPISMLATFALMFFFNFTLNLMTLGGLALGVGMMVDNSIVVLENIFRHRDEHNKPPDIASKQGAMEVAPAILASTITTLVIFLPLIFVRGVSGILFTEMAYVIIFSLTCSLLVALSLVPMLTSRLLGIKKRKNTGSVISFFFSLSESFFVQLTHRYSYVLSKALDHRGVTLLIAAAALGGALMLVPKIGTEFLPPSDEGEVRISGEMEVGTRLDLVDRQSRQVEAIAFPAVPEMISSVVSVGASGYRPGSSAKTEIRMALTPAAQRTRSNVAIAHDLRQRLSGQIPGIEIRTRAPQGQFIMERILGGDDGLNVEVRGFDLDILETLAARAAEQVVQVPGITDVLLSREAGIPQREIEVDRDKAADLGLSVKDITDIISTAVAGSRAGEFQTQGDSYRIFVQLRDVENRTLDEILDLTLTTASGRQVAIRNLVSVHSGRGPLLIDRKDQQRIITVSANVSGRDLGSVAADVADRLSEIPRPAGYDLIVAGDFEEQQKAFRELIISLILALVLVYMVLACQYESLINPLVVMFSVPMAAVGVLVTLYLTHTTLNVQSYIGCIMLGGIVVNNAILLVDQSSRLTSEGTTVKAAVMEAGRRRLRPILMTSLTTILGLIPLALGIGEGADAQAPLARSVVGGLTGATVITLVLIPVIYSLFHPDSKKAGS, from the coding sequence ATGAACCTGCCTGAATTCAGTGTTCACCGTCCGGTATTCATCACCATGGTCTTTCTCATGGTCCTGGTTATTGGTTCGATTTCCTTAAGCCGGCTTCAAATCGACATGCTGCCGGAAATTGAAATGCCCACCCTGAGCATCCGGACCGAATTTGAAGGGGCCAGCCCGGAAATCATGGAACGTCAGGTGACTCAGATCATTGAAGAGATCGCTGCCACGGTACCCGGTGTGGAAGAGATCGCTTCAGATTCATCCGAAGGACGCAGCAATGTCCGGATCCGTTTTGCCTGGGGAACCGATATTGACATTGCCGCATTAGATGTCCGCTCCGTTGTGGAGGATGAAATCAATGAGCTGCCTGAAGAGGTGGATCGACCCAGTATCCGCAAGTTTGATATCGGCAGTTTTCCAGTGGTGCTGCTGGGGATTTCCAGCCGGCTGGATCCGGTGGATTTGACCCAGCTCATTGAAGACGAGATCCGGTACCGGTTTTCCAGAATACCGGGAGTGGCCCAGGTGGACATCTGGGGAGGATATGACAGAGAAATCCGCATCGAACTGGATCCGGACCGGATCATGGCCTTAGGCCTGCCCCTGGACCAGATTATTCAGGCCGTCACACAGGCCAATCAGGACCAGCCCACAGGGAAACTGGAACAGGGCCGGTATGAAATCCAGCTCCGGGCCCCGGCCCAGTTCACCCACCTGGACCAGATCCGCAATACCGTGGTGGCGCATCAGGACGGGGCTGCCGTCACCCTGGGTCAGATCGCCCAGGTGAAAGACACCTATGAAAAGCTGACCCGGATCATCCGGGTCAACGGGGAACCCGGTATTCGGGTGGCCATCCGGAAACAGTCCCAGGCCAATACCGTTGACGTGGCCAGAGGGGTTCTGAAAGAAATCGATGTGATCAACGCGGCCATGCCCCAGGTAAACATCATTCCGGTCATCAACCAGGGAAATTTCATCCAGCGGTCCATCGCCAATGTGGCAAGGTCTGTTTTATACGGCGGGGGCCTGGCCGTGCTGATCCTGCTGTTTTTTTTAAGAACCGTCCGCAGCACCGTGGTCATCTCCCTGGCCATTCCCATCTCCATGCTGGCCACATTTGCGTTGATGTTTTTCTTTAATTTCACCCTCAATTTGATGACGCTGGGCGGCCTGGCATTAGGCGTCGGCATGATGGTGGACAACTCCATTGTGGTTCTGGAAAATATTTTCCGGCACCGGGATGAACATAACAAACCCCCGGATATCGCCTCAAAACAGGGGGCCATGGAAGTGGCCCCAGCCATCCTGGCCAGCACCATCACCACGCTGGTAATTTTTCTGCCCCTGATTTTTGTCAGAGGCGTATCCGGCATTCTGTTCACGGAAATGGCGTATGTGATCATTTTTTCTTTGACCTGCTCTTTGCTGGTGGCGCTGTCTTTGGTCCCCATGCTCACCTCCAGACTGCTGGGCATCAAAAAAAGAAAAAACACCGGGTCTGTGATCTCATTTTTCTTTTCTTTGTCAGAATCTTTTTTTGTTCAACTGACGCACCGCTATTCTTATGTGCTGTCCAAAGCATTGGATCACCGCGGGGTGACCCTGTTAATTGCCGCTGCCGCCCTGGGAGGGGCCCTGATGCTGGTTCCAAAAATCGGAACGGAATTTCTGCCGCCCAGTGATGAAGGAGAGGTGCGGATCTCCGGCGAAATGGAGGTGGGCACCCGGCTCGACCTGGTGGACCGCCAGAGCCGGCAGGTGGAAGCCATTGCATTTCCGGCTGTACCTGAGATGATCTCTTCTGTGGTCAGCGTCGGGGCATCCGGATACCGGCCCGGCAGTTCCGCCAAAACCGAAATCCGCATGGCCCTGACTCCGGCAGCCCAGCGAACCCGTTCCAATGTGGCCATTGCCCATGATCTTCGCCAGCGCCTGTCAGGCCAGATTCCGGGCATAGAAATCCGGACCCGGGCCCCCCAGGGCCAATTTATCATGGAACGGATCCTGGGGGGGGATGACGGGCTGAATGTGGAAGTCCGGGGATTTGATCTGGATATTCTGGAAACACTGGCTGCCAGGGCTGCCGAACAGGTTGTACAGGTTCCGGGCATTACAGATGTGCTGCTCAGCCGGGAGGCCGGCATCCCCCAACGAGAAATTGAGGTCGACCGGGATAAGGCAGCGGATCTGGGCTTGAGCGTCAAGGACATCACCGACATCATCTCCACGGCCGTGGCCGGATCCAGAGCCGGGGAATTCCAGACCCAGGGGGATTCCTACCGGATTTTCGTCCAGCTCAGGGATGTGGAAAACCGCACCCTGGACGAAATTCTGGATCTGACCCTGACCACGGCATCCGGCCGGCAGGTGGCGATCCGGAACCTGGTTTCCGTGCATTCCGGACGGGGACCGCTTCTCATCGACCGCAAGGATCAGCAGCGTATCATCACGGTTTCCGCCAATGTTTCCGGACGGGATCTGGGATCTGTGGCAGCGGATGTGGCTGACCGTTTAAGCGAAATCCCACGGCCTGCAGGATATGATCTGATAGTGGCCGGAGATTTTGAAGAACAGCAAAAAGCGTTCAGGGAGCTGATCATCTCTTTGATCCTGGCCCTGGTTCTGGTGTACATGGTCCTGGCCTGCCAGTATGAATCTTTGATCAATCCGCTGGTGGTGATGTTTTCGGTTCCCATGGCCGCCGTCGGGGTTCTGGTCACCCTGTATCTGACCCATACCACCCTGAATGTCCAGTCCTATATCGGCTGCATCATGCTGGGGGGAATCGTGGTGAACAACGCCATTTTGCTGGTGGATCAGTCCAGCCGCCTGACATCTGAGGGCACGACGGTCAAAGCAGCGGTCATGGAAGCCGGCCGCCGCCGGCTGAGGCCCATTCTTATGACCAGCCTGACCACCATTTTAGGGCTGATCCCTCTGGCGTTGGGCATCGGGGAAGGTGCGGATGCCCAGGCACCCCTGGCCCGGTCCGTGGTGGGCGGACTCACCGGTGCCACCGTGATCACCCTGGTGCTCATCCCGGTCATCTATTCTTTGTTTCACCCGGATTCAAAAAAGGCGGGTTCATGA
- a CDS encoding TolC family protein, translating to MKTRFVFFPGPVLVCLIFSLLISGCMLSESQKVDLADLVPMGPADIQTFDFTLENKPDPHPMPAGQTPDPALSVEQAVMLTLEHNPDLKTRQLGPVIAGAFEQMEKGQYDPEVFATMGMTRETLPGPESSDTAVSAAAGIRQQLPFGTTLAAEAAHETDRAFRTGAPDKTRVTLSVTQALLQGAGPAGGLVAIRQSELETRASIHELTAYAQALVAETEIAYWQYVLARQEHAIVERSLAVSKKQRTDVQHQIEVGVLPRNEQAAVQSEVARREQALIDSANQVEAFRLTLLHLINPGGPGYLDRLVLPASDPAIDPDPVADIRDRTSLAMTLRPDLAEARLRMHQNQLETIATKNGLLPRLDFFMDLGVAAYGDGFSDAAQSLDNGDYEVSAGLSLSRFVKNRTARARHQAAVATRQQATEALENLRRTIHLDVRLAVNEIERARQQIHASKVTRRSEEQTVQAEIERFNVGAGTALLVAQAQRDLLISQIAEVRAVIHYRIALIRLFLAEGSLLHRRGVVLRHQGQVMNK from the coding sequence ATGAAAACAAGATTTGTCTTTTTCCCAGGCCCGGTACTAGTGTGCCTGATTTTTTCTCTGCTGATTTCCGGCTGCATGCTGTCTGAATCTCAAAAAGTGGATCTGGCGGATCTGGTACCAATGGGTCCGGCAGATATCCAGACATTTGACTTCACACTGGAAAACAAGCCTGACCCGCACCCCATGCCAGCCGGTCAAACACCGGATCCGGCCCTGTCTGTGGAACAGGCGGTGATGCTGACCCTGGAGCACAACCCGGACTTAAAAACCCGGCAGCTGGGTCCTGTCATCGCCGGGGCGTTCGAACAGATGGAAAAAGGACAATATGATCCCGAGGTGTTCGCAACCATGGGGATGACCCGGGAAACACTCCCTGGTCCGGAATCATCAGATACGGCTGTCTCAGCTGCGGCAGGTATCCGTCAGCAGCTGCCCTTTGGGACCACCCTGGCGGCGGAAGCGGCCCATGAAACGGACCGGGCCTTTCGCACGGGGGCTCCCGACAAAACCCGGGTAACCCTGTCCGTGACCCAGGCACTGCTCCAGGGGGCCGGTCCGGCCGGCGGCCTGGTGGCCATCCGGCAAAGTGAACTGGAAACCCGGGCCAGTATTCACGAGCTGACCGCCTATGCCCAGGCCCTGGTAGCGGAAACGGAAATCGCGTACTGGCAATATGTGCTGGCCCGGCAGGAGCACGCCATTGTGGAACGGTCTCTGGCTGTATCCAAAAAACAGCGGACCGATGTCCAACACCAGATTGAGGTGGGGGTTTTGCCCCGTAATGAACAGGCGGCCGTACAGTCGGAAGTGGCCCGGCGGGAACAGGCCCTGATCGATTCCGCCAACCAGGTGGAAGCGTTCCGCCTGACCCTGCTGCATCTGATAAATCCCGGCGGACCCGGTTATCTGGATCGTCTGGTTCTGCCTGCCAGTGATCCGGCCATTGATCCGGACCCTGTCGCCGATATCCGGGACCGTACCAGCCTGGCCATGACACTGCGGCCGGATCTGGCCGAAGCCCGGTTGCGCATGCACCAGAACCAGCTGGAAACCATTGCCACGAAAAACGGCCTGCTGCCCCGGCTGGATTTTTTCATGGATCTGGGAGTTGCCGCATATGGGGATGGATTTTCAGATGCGGCCCAATCACTGGACAACGGGGACTATGAGGTATCTGCCGGTCTGTCTTTAAGCCGGTTTGTCAAAAACCGGACTGCCAGAGCCCGGCATCAGGCTGCGGTGGCCACCCGCCAACAGGCAACCGAAGCACTTGAAAACCTTCGCCGGACCATTCATCTGGATGTCCGCCTGGCTGTCAATGAAATCGAGCGGGCAAGACAGCAGATCCATGCCTCAAAGGTCACCCGCCGATCTGAAGAACAGACCGTGCAGGCGGAAATCGAACGATTCAACGTAGGCGCCGGCACAGCACTGCTGGTGGCCCAGGCCCAGCGGGATCTGCTGATCAGCCAGATTGCCGAGGTCCGGGCCGTGATCCATTACCGCATCGCTTTGATCCGGCTGTTTCTGGCCGAAGGCAGTCTGCTGCACCGCAGAGGCGTTGTTTTAAGGCATCAAGGCCAGGTCATGAATAAATAA
- a CDS encoding sodium:proton exchanger, translated as MKQFLVNSIGWIDMACWVLVVVFFCTCSLVCGGDFNLSFIAAGGVVLVMILIGFSIEVIIETLKKVRGLGTITGFITNGPELVCLIVGLVTGDVLFAASTPLGSNLMNPVLLISAALVCRVFLKTMQTCWQYTLTCIVLTAGLAVSFYTISMAHHILWVAAGIVITGILFYRRPFEPDEQSMEDAEIAGWSVIPAIVVLIAAGYFLDPVVSFASEQSQAPKGVIGFFVLATLSSWPEFKSCLALLSRGKYLAAILNITVSNITNIWLAIAGVVTYLFMTWP; from the coding sequence GTGAAACAATTTCTGGTCAATTCCATCGGCTGGATAGACATGGCCTGCTGGGTGCTGGTCGTTGTGTTTTTCTGCACCTGTTCTCTGGTGTGTGGCGGTGATTTCAACCTGTCTTTCATTGCCGCCGGCGGGGTGGTGCTGGTGATGATTCTGATCGGGTTTTCCATCGAGGTCATCATCGAAACGCTCAAGAAAGTCAGAGGCCTGGGCACGATAACCGGGTTCATCACCAACGGACCCGAACTGGTCTGTCTCATTGTCGGCCTGGTGACCGGGGATGTGTTGTTTGCGGCAAGCACGCCGCTGGGTTCAAATCTGATGAACCCGGTTCTGTTGATTTCAGCCGCACTGGTGTGCCGGGTATTTTTAAAAACCATGCAGACCTGCTGGCAGTATACCCTGACATGTATCGTTCTGACTGCAGGACTTGCTGTCTCTTTTTATACTATTTCCATGGCCCACCACATTCTCTGGGTGGCGGCAGGGATTGTCATCACCGGAATATTGTTTTACAGACGACCATTCGAGCCGGACGAACAATCCATGGAAGATGCTGAAATTGCCGGCTGGTCGGTCATTCCGGCAATTGTCGTGCTGATTGCCGCCGGGTATTTTCTTGATCCGGTGGTCAGTTTTGCCTCGGAACAAAGCCAGGCCCCCAAAGGGGTGATCGGTTTTTTTGTACTGGCCACCCTGTCAAGCTGGCCGGAGTTTAAAAGCTGTCTGGCCCTTTTAAGCCGGGGAAAATATCTGGCCGCCATCCTCAATATCACGGTGAGCAATATCACCAATATCTGGCTGGCAATCGCAGGCGTTGTCACTTATTTATTCATGACCTGGCCTTGA